TCGTGGACAAGATCGACAACACCACCGCAGCGGTGCTGGGTGTACTCACCTTCGCGATCGCCACCATCGGGATCAACATCGTGGCCAACTTCGTCTCGCCGGCTTTCGATTTCTCCAATCTCGCCCCGACCCGGATCAGCTGGCGCGCCGGTGGAATGATCGCGGCGACCGGGTCGATCCTGATCACCCCTTGGAACCTCTACAACAATCCGAGCACCATCCACTACACACTGGACACCCTGGGCGCGGTGATCGGCCCGCTCTTCGGCATCCTCATCGCCGACTTCTACCTGGTGCGCAATCGCAGCATCACGGTGGACGACCTGTTCACCCTCTCCCCTTCGGGCGCGTACCACTACCGCGGCGGCATCAACCCGGTCGCGGTCGCCGCCACCGTCGCGGGCGCGCTGGTGGCCATCGCGACAGTGGTCTGGGGCAGTGCCTACGTGGCGAGCTTCACGTGGTTCGTCGGCGCGGGAATCGGCTTCGGCGTCTATCTGCTGGGCATGCGGCACACCCCGACACATCTGATCTACGGCCGGTAATCACCATCGACACCGTCGCCCAGATGCCCACACGGCACCTCGATCACATCGGCGCGCACGGCCAGGTAGGGGCCGGCTCCCCGGTCGCCCGCCAGCACGCTGAGCACCGGATCGACGTGTTCGGAACCGAGATACACCGGATGCCCGGGCCGCCCCGCATACGTCGCGCGGACAAGTGCCGAACGGCAGCGCCCGCTGGCACGCAGCACCGCCGCCACCACATCCGGCCCGATGGACGGCAGATCCACCAAATGGATGAGCACCCCGGCCACATCCGTGCGCAAGCGCACAAGTTCCAGTACCGACCGCACCGACTCCGACACGCCGTCCCGCCATCGCACGACCTCGACACCCCGTGCGGGCGAAGGTATCTGGGCCGATGCCGCCCCGTGTGTCACATAGACCTCGTCGCATCCGCCCCGGTCCAGCGCGGTGACGGCCAGCTCGAGCCACCGTCCGTTCTCGGCGAGGATCTTCGGCATGCCGTAACGATTGCCGGCGCCCGCCGCCAGCACCGCACCGACAACGACACCTGCCGCGGGGTCAGGTTCCATACTCCTATCGAACCGCACGCCCATGTCGTGCGTAATACGGGCTGAATCCGGTGTTCACATCCAATAAACAGGCCGTGGTTACGGTCGCGCCCATGCCGACCGCGATCGAGGTACCCGCCAGCGAGATGGTGCGTCTGGCGAACAAGCCACCCTGGTATCGCTCGCTATTCGTCCAGCTTCTGGTGGCGATCGTCGCGGGTGTGGTCATCGGCTGGCTGTGGCCGGGCCTGGGCGCCGACCTGCGCCCCTTGGCCGACGGTTTCATCAAGCTGATCAAGATGCTGATCGCGCCGATCATCTTCTGCACGGTGGTGCTCGGCATCGCCCATGTCGGCGACCTCAAGTCCGTCGGCCGCATCGGCATCAAGGCGCTCATCTACTTCGAGGCGGTGACCACCTTCGCGCTGCTGTTCGGCCTGCTGGTGGGAAATCTCGCCAAGCCGGGAGCGGGCTTTCACATCGACGCCGGGACGCTGGCGACCGGGGCCGACGCCATCGCGAAGAAGACCAACAACGGCGAGCTGCCACACACCGTCGAGTTCCTGCTCGGCATCATCCCCTCATCCATCGTCTCGGCCTTCGCCGAAAACGCATTGCTTCAGGTGCTGTTCTTCGCGGTGCTGTTCGGCCTGGCGCTGGCCAAGTTCGGCGAATCGGGTCCGCCGGTGGTGCTCGAATTCATCGACCACCTCAGCCACATCTTCTTCACCATCATCGGGTGGATCATGCGGCTGGCGCCGTTGGGAGCGCTTGGCGCGATGGCCTACATCGTGGGCCAGTACGGCATCGGCTCGTTGGGCAGCTACGGCAAGCTCATCGCCGCCTGTTATGCCGCCGCGCTGCTGTTCATCGGCGTTCTGGCGGTCATCGCCCGGCTCTTCGCAGGGGTAAACCTTTGGAAATTCGTCGTCTACATCAAGGACGAACTCTTCCTGGCTCTCGGCACGGCCTCCACCGAAGTGGTGTTGCCGCGCATCATGACCAAGCTGAACCACGCGGGATGCTCCAAGACGACCACCGGACTGGTCATCCCCACCGGGTACTCCTTCAATCTCGACGGAGCCACCTTGTACCTGTCGATCTGCGTGCTGTTCCTCGCGCAGGCCCTGGGCGTCGATCTGACCCTCGGCGAACAGATCACCGCCGTACTGGTGCTGATGTTGACCTCCAAAGGCATGGCGGGCGTACCGGGTTCGTCGTTCCTCGCACTCTCGGCCACCGTGGCCGCCATAGGACATGGCGCCATCCCGGTGGCCGCCGTCGCCCTGCTGCTGGGCGCCGACCGGATCATGGACTCGATGCGCGTCTCGGTGAACCTGCTGGGCAATTGCGTGGCGACGATGGTGGTGGCCAATTGGGAAGGCCAGCTCGATAAGGCCCGCATGCGCAAGGTTCTCGCCGGTGAACAGGTCGCGGACGAGCCCGAGGAGGAATCGGCAGCTGCACACCCCTGAGCACCGCCACAACGAGTCTGCGAGCATGGGACCCGTGGCAGCGGCATCCTCACCGAACCCATCAGATGCCGGTAGCCCCGGCTGGCTGGCTCCCATCGCGGAGCTGCTGGCTGCCGCCGACGCCGATCTCGCCACCGCCTACCCCGAAGGCCGCGACGAACCGCAACCCATCCACACCGTGTACGTCAGCGCGGCCCTGGCCGACGTCGAGATGCCCGGGAAATGGGGAGCATCCGCACTGGCGCTGACCGCGCGTCACGAACCGTCGCTGGCGGCGCTCGACGCCCAGGGCGTCCTGCCCCGCGTCAAGGAACGCCTCGCCGCCGACCCCATCCAGGACCTGCGGCTGGACTTCGAGGACGGCTACGGCTGGCGCGAGGACAGCACCGAGGACACCGACGCGCGCAAGGCGGGACGCACGTTGCGCGCACTGTCGATAGCGGCGAATCCTCCTGCGGTACTGGGCATCCGAATCAAGGGCCTCACCTCACTACACCTGCGGCGCAGCGTACGCACCCTGGAGCTGGTGCTGGACGGCGCGTCGGGAGTGCCGCGGGGCTTCGTGACGACCATCCCGAAATTCCGCACGGTGACTCAGGTCGAGGCGGCACTGCGCCTGTTCGACGAACTCGAGCGCGTACACGGATTGCCCAGCGGTTCACTGCGTTTCGAGCTACAGATCGAGAGTCCGCAAGCGGTGCTGGGTGCCGACGGCACCGCCACCCTGGCCAAGGCAATCCACCTGGCGCAGGGGCGCCTGACCGCATTGCATTACGGCACGTACGACTACAGTGCGGCCTGCGGGATCGCCGCCGAACAACAATCCCTGGAGCATCCGGTGGCCGACCATGCCAAGGCGGTGATGCTGGCGGCCGCGGCACAGACGGGTGTGTGGGTATGCGACGGCTCCACGCAGGTGAACCCCGACGGCTCCCCCGACCAGCAGACCGCGGCGCTCACCCGCCACCACCGGCTGGTCACCCGCGCACTTGAGCGCGGCTACTGGCAGGGATGGGACATGCACCCGGGACACCTGGTGACCCGGTGGCTGGCCACCTACGGATTTCACCGGCGCGCGCTGGCGGTGGCCGGTCCGCGCATCGTCGCTTACCTGCAGCGCCAGGGTGGCGGTGTGGTCGACGAACCGGCGACGGCCCAAGCCCTGGCGACCGGGATCCTGCGTGGCCTGGACTGCGGCGCCTATACCGACAGCGCGCTACCGCCGGGA
The nucleotide sequence above comes from Mycobacteroides saopaulense. Encoded proteins:
- a CDS encoding DUF6986 family protein yields the protein MGPVAAASSPNPSDAGSPGWLAPIAELLAAADADLATAYPEGRDEPQPIHTVYVSAALADVEMPGKWGASALALTARHEPSLAALDAQGVLPRVKERLAADPIQDLRLDFEDGYGWREDSTEDTDARKAGRTLRALSIAANPPAVLGIRIKGLTSLHLRRSVRTLELVLDGASGVPRGFVTTIPKFRTVTQVEAALRLFDELERVHGLPSGSLRFELQIESPQAVLGADGTATLAKAIHLAQGRLTALHYGTYDYSAACGIAAEQQSLEHPVADHAKAVMLAAAAQTGVWVCDGSTQVNPDGSPDQQTAALTRHHRLVTRALERGYWQGWDMHPGHLVTRWLATYGFHRRALAVAGPRIVAYLQRQGGGVVDEPATAQALATGILRGLDCGAYTDSALPPGCDRAVLNQLVQRTTAGAATGGTDQR
- a CDS encoding nucleotidyltransferase family protein translates to MEPDPAAGVVVGAVLAAGAGNRYGMPKILAENGRWLELAVTALDRGGCDEVYVTHGAASAQIPSPARGVEVVRWRDGVSESVRSVLELVRLRTDVAGVLIHLVDLPSIGPDVVAAVLRASGRCRSALVRATYAGRPGHPVYLGSEHVDPVLSVLAGDRGAGPYLAVRADVIEVPCGHLGDGVDGDYRP
- the dctA gene encoding C4-dicarboxylate transporter DctA, which encodes MPTAIEVPASEMVRLANKPPWYRSLFVQLLVAIVAGVVIGWLWPGLGADLRPLADGFIKLIKMLIAPIIFCTVVLGIAHVGDLKSVGRIGIKALIYFEAVTTFALLFGLLVGNLAKPGAGFHIDAGTLATGADAIAKKTNNGELPHTVEFLLGIIPSSIVSAFAENALLQVLFFAVLFGLALAKFGESGPPVVLEFIDHLSHIFFTIIGWIMRLAPLGALGAMAYIVGQYGIGSLGSYGKLIAACYAAALLFIGVLAVIARLFAGVNLWKFVVYIKDELFLALGTASTEVVLPRIMTKLNHAGCSKTTTGLVIPTGYSFNLDGATLYLSICVLFLAQALGVDLTLGEQITAVLVLMLTSKGMAGVPGSSFLALSATVAAIGHGAIPVAAVALLLGADRIMDSMRVSVNLLGNCVATMVVANWEGQLDKARMRKVLAGEQVADEPEEESAAAHP